Proteins encoded together in one Candidatus Bathyarchaeota archaeon window:
- a CDS encoding 50S ribosomal protein L37ae, translating to MGKARKIGLAATFGARYGTSPRKRYLEVMREMKSRHGCPNCLSKSVKRVSVGIWRCRKCGYTFTGGAYTPHTKLGAAASRASSRASTQKST from the coding sequence CTGGGCAAAGCTAGGAAGATAGGTTTAGCTGCCACCTTCGGAGCTAGATATGGGACCTCGCCTAGGAAGAGATACCTCGAAGTCATGAGGGAGATGAAGAGTAGACATGGATGCCCCAACTGCCTCTCTAAATCCGTTAAAAGGGTGAGCGTGGGTATATGGAGGTGTAGAAAATGTGGATATACATTTACGGGAGGCGCATATACCCCTCATACAAAGCTCGGGGCAGCAGCATCTAGGGCGTCATCAAGGGCTTCGACGCAAAAATCGACTTAA
- the psmA gene encoding archaeal proteasome endopeptidase complex subunit alpha, with amino-acid sequence MFAAPGGYDRAITVFSPDGRLFQVEYASETVKRGATVLGIVCPGGAVLAAEERTTSKLQDPSFMWKIFQVDEHIGAAVAGLSCDAHILIDQARIYAQSHRLLYDEPIDVETLTRRIGEIKQLYTQHAGVRPFGLSILFAGVDSKGSRLFWTDPSGAFLAYRAWAIGAGGETANGILESEYNEKLTLEESIKLALKCMIKIFEGEPEAQKVRVAVIPSETKKFRYLPQDEVEKHLKSVK; translated from the coding sequence ATGTTCGCAGCTCCAGGAGGCTACGACCGGGCGATCACCGTCTTCTCTCCTGATGGCAGGCTCTTCCAGGTGGAGTATGCCTCAGAGACCGTGAAGAGGGGCGCTACAGTCCTCGGAATAGTCTGTCCAGGGGGAGCTGTCCTAGCGGCTGAAGAACGTACAACATCGAAACTCCAGGATCCCTCGTTCATGTGGAAAATATTCCAGGTGGATGAACATATAGGGGCTGCAGTGGCTGGATTAAGCTGCGACGCCCATATCCTTATAGATCAGGCAAGGATATACGCTCAATCCCATCGCCTACTTTACGATGAGCCGATAGATGTGGAGACCCTGACTAGGCGGATAGGGGAGATAAAACAACTTTATACTCAGCATGCAGGGGTGAGGCCTTTCGGCCTCTCAATCCTTTTCGCAGGCGTAGACTCAAAGGGGAGCCGCCTGTTCTGGACCGATCCCAGCGGCGCGTTTCTAGCATATAGGGCGTGGGCTATAGGGGCTGGAGGCGAAACCGCTAATGGAATCCTTGAGAGCGAGTATAATGAGAAGCTGACCCTTGAAGAATCCATAAAGCTGGCATTGAAGTGCATGATTAAAATATTCGAGGGAGAACCTGAAGCTCAAAAGGTTAGGGTTGCCGTGATCCCCTCGGAGACGAAGAAGTTTAGGTATCTGCCCCAGGATGAAGTTGAGAAACACCTGAAAAGTGTTAAGTAG
- a CDS encoding DHH family phosphoesterase, with the protein MSFTASREGQGSRDKHELLRDYVHKSDLIVILTHQNADPDAICAAYSINRLLKKLNKKARVRIVSPEGVSEQAQSIISKLKAEVNDDLGPDPPDLLLMVDTSSTWTLGSLKDLVESMAMDTPLVLVDHHHPDEGILKYYPLAFIDEEATSTCEVVFKLFKDLGVVPSGRVPQILLTGVIFDSRHFTIADSDTFELAAQLCKLGASPSISAEMLHMPVGFSEKIARLKAAQRCRIYRIKDWIVAVSNLSSHQASGARALIGLGADLAAVMGGKKGIFRVNLRATESFVESTGIHLGRDLAGDLGVVFDGSGGGHDSAAGVVTRRGSEEEILSHLMGRISILLGAPPREVV; encoded by the coding sequence ATGAGCTTTACAGCCTCCCGTGAGGGCCAGGGATCAAGAGATAAACACGAGCTATTAAGGGATTACGTTCATAAATCCGATCTCATAGTTATACTTACCCATCAAAACGCAGATCCGGACGCGATTTGCGCAGCCTACTCTATTAATCGGCTTTTAAAGAAGCTAAATAAGAAGGCTAGGGTTCGGATAGTTTCCCCTGAAGGTGTGAGTGAGCAGGCCCAATCCATAATATCCAAGTTGAAAGCTGAAGTTAATGATGATCTAGGCCCCGATCCCCCGGATCTACTATTGATGGTGGATACTAGTTCCACATGGACTTTAGGGTCGTTGAAGGATCTCGTGGAGTCTATGGCTATGGATACCCCTCTGGTGCTCGTGGATCATCACCATCCCGATGAGGGGATCCTGAAGTATTATCCCTTAGCCTTCATCGACGAGGAGGCTACATCAACCTGCGAAGTTGTATTTAAACTCTTCAAGGATTTAGGAGTCGTCCCATCAGGGAGAGTCCCTCAGATCTTACTCACAGGTGTCATCTTCGATAGTAGACATTTCACGATAGCTGATTCAGATACCTTTGAGCTCGCCGCTCAGCTGTGCAAGCTAGGGGCCTCTCCCTCAATTTCAGCTGAGATGCTTCACATGCCCGTGGGCTTCTCGGAGAAGATCGCAAGGCTGAAGGCCGCCCAGCGGTGCAGAATTTACAGGATTAAGGATTGGATAGTGGCTGTTTCGAACCTGAGCTCCCATCAAGCCTCGGGGGCTAGGGCCCTGATAGGTTTGGGAGCCGATTTAGCCGCAGTAATGGGGGGGAAGAAAGGCATATTTAGGGTGAATCTTCGGGCTACGGAATCCTTTGTGGAGTCCACCGGAATACATCTCGGGAGGGATCTCGCAGGGGATCTGGGCGTGGTCTTTGACGGATCAGGGGGAGGTCACGACTCAGCAGCGGGGGTCGTGACTAGGAGAGGAAGCGAGGAGGAGATTCTGAGCCATCTTATGGGGAGGATCTCAATCCTCTTAGGGGCCCCCCCGAGGGAAGTAGTGTAG
- a CDS encoding exosome complex protein Rrp42, which produces MSATPQLSPVAKMERKTLIDLIEGGKRLDDRSSSDYRPIKIRTGIIEKANGSSFVELGKTKVMAGVKVELGEPFEDTPDQGVLTVNVELVPLASPTFEPGPPNENAIELARIVDRGLRESEAINLGELCLIPGKKVLVIFIDIYVLDYDGNLIDSSAMASLAALLTSKIPKYTVKGEEEKIEVKDEPMPLPVSNYPIAVTAAKIGRSIVLDPSYEEEQVMDARLTITVDKDNKICAAQKGGLGTFPLIEVQSIIDKAISKSSELRSKLLEAVKAGQS; this is translated from the coding sequence ATGAGCGCCACGCCTCAACTCTCACCGGTGGCGAAGATGGAGAGGAAGACGCTGATCGATCTAATCGAGGGGGGAAAGAGGCTTGACGATCGTTCATCCTCCGATTACAGGCCTATAAAGATAAGAACCGGTATAATCGAGAAGGCCAACGGCTCATCCTTTGTGGAGTTGGGTAAGACAAAGGTGATGGCAGGGGTTAAGGTTGAACTTGGAGAACCATTCGAGGATACACCCGACCAGGGGGTATTAACGGTTAATGTGGAGCTAGTACCCCTTGCCTCCCCTACCTTTGAACCCGGCCCCCCCAACGAAAACGCCATAGAACTCGCAAGGATAGTGGATAGAGGGTTAAGGGAATCGGAGGCCATAAACCTGGGGGAACTCTGCCTGATACCCGGGAAGAAGGTCCTAGTCATATTCATAGACATCTATGTATTAGACTATGACGGGAACCTAATAGATTCCTCAGCCATGGCCTCATTGGCCGCCCTCCTGACATCCAAGATCCCCAAATACACTGTTAAAGGGGAGGAGGAGAAGATAGAGGTTAAAGATGAGCCCATGCCCCTTCCTGTTAGTAATTATCCGATCGCTGTAACCGCCGCTAAGATAGGCAGGAGCATAGTTCTAGATCCATCCTATGAGGAAGAGCAGGTCATGGATGCCAGGCTTACGATAACCGTTGATAAGGATAATAAAATCTGTGCAGCTCAGAAAGGCGGGTTGGGGACGTTCCCCCTCATAGAGGTCCAATCCATAATAGATAAAGCTATATCCAAATCATCAGAGTTACGCTCAAAATTACTGGAGGCTGTAAAGGCTGGGCAAAGCTAG
- a CDS encoding prefoldin subunit beta: MSGELGLPPQVQEQLMRLQQMQQTLQAVSIQRQQLELELNEIERAIEELEKAEDKSPVYKTTGSILIKVDRSRLLDELKERKELLNTRITVLSKQEERAKSKVKELQARLQERLRDMPR, translated from the coding sequence ATGAGCGGAGAGTTAGGACTTCCACCTCAGGTCCAGGAGCAACTGATGCGCCTCCAACAGATGCAGCAGACCCTGCAGGCGGTGTCGATCCAGAGACAGCAACTAGAGCTGGAGCTTAACGAGATCGAAAGGGCTATAGAGGAGCTGGAGAAGGCTGAGGATAAATCGCCGGTATATAAGACTACGGGGAGCATCCTAATAAAAGTGGATAGGTCTAGGCTGCTGGATGAACTGAAGGAGAGGAAGGAGCTGCTAAACACTCGGATAACGGTCTTGTCAAAGCAGGAGGAGAGGGCTAAGAGCAAAGTGAAGGAGCTTCAAGCCAGGCTCCAAGAGCGTCTAAGGGATATGCCTAGATGA
- a CDS encoding aminotransferase class III-fold pyridoxal phosphate-dependent enzyme codes for MSERSYHPRIIAYPPGPETRELLIRDYKVASPSLEKGLPLSIEYAEGPCVTDLDGNWYIDLTSGWLTSNLGHRHPAVARSIEEQAKRLISFPYRRFYNRLTTELSEELAEIAPGASEKRVLLSTSREDSVDAALKMARWNTRRQIYLTHIGSYHGESIAATSLTSDNSRRRLHMPISPIVVHIPSPYCYRCPITRGGEPCKSLYCLQFLEDALATVAPPQDTAAFLLEPVQVHNGVIIPPDEYMKRMWKILKDNGIPLIVNEGYTALGRTGSWFAVDHWNVIPEAVMMAENLASGLPIAALIAEGGLMDWYPGSHSTTLSGNPIAASAALATIRTIRHENLMPKANREGLYIKKRLKELQENQPSIGEVRGIGLLIGVEIVKTVGGEPDIEKAERIVRECWKKGVILDVCGKSTILIAPPINIQRETIDLSLEIIEASIRRVENPI; via the coding sequence ATGTCGGAGAGATCTTATCATCCCAGGATAATAGCATATCCCCCGGGGCCAGAGACGCGCGAACTCCTAATAAGGGACTACAAGGTGGCTTCTCCGTCATTAGAGAAAGGACTGCCCCTCTCCATAGAATATGCTGAAGGACCATGCGTAACTGACTTGGATGGAAACTGGTACATCGATCTAACATCTGGATGGCTCACTTCGAATCTAGGTCATAGACACCCGGCCGTAGCCAGATCAATAGAGGAACAGGCGAAGAGGCTTATAAGCTTCCCATACAGACGCTTCTACAATCGGTTAACCACGGAGCTCTCGGAAGAGCTCGCCGAGATCGCCCCCGGGGCCTCCGAGAAGAGGGTGCTCCTATCAACCTCCAGGGAGGACTCTGTAGATGCGGCATTAAAGATGGCACGATGGAATACCCGTCGCCAAATATATCTAACCCATATCGGAAGCTATCATGGAGAATCCATAGCCGCCACCTCCCTAACATCCGATAATAGCCGGAGGCGTCTCCACATGCCAATCTCTCCAATCGTGGTTCACATACCCTCCCCCTATTGTTACAGATGCCCCATAACCCGGGGGGGAGAACCCTGTAAAAGCCTCTACTGCCTCCAATTCCTGGAGGACGCCTTAGCCACAGTAGCACCTCCTCAAGACACAGCTGCCTTCCTCCTGGAGCCGGTCCAAGTTCACAACGGCGTAATAATACCTCCCGATGAGTACATGAAGAGGATGTGGAAGATCCTCAAGGACAATGGGATACCGCTAATAGTGAACGAGGGTTACACAGCCCTCGGGAGGACAGGCTCATGGTTTGCAGTTGACCACTGGAACGTAATACCTGAGGCTGTAATGATGGCTGAAAACCTGGCATCGGGGCTCCCAATAGCGGCCCTAATAGCCGAGGGAGGCCTCATGGACTGGTACCCAGGCTCACACTCCACAACCCTAAGTGGAAACCCAATAGCCGCTTCGGCGGCGCTCGCCACGATAAGAACCATAAGGCATGAGAACCTAATGCCCAAAGCCAACAGAGAAGGCCTTTACATAAAGAAGAGACTTAAGGAGCTCCAGGAGAATCAACCCAGTATAGGAGAGGTAAGAGGGATAGGCCTACTCATAGGTGTAGAGATAGTAAAGACCGTCGGAGGAGAACCTGATATCGAAAAAGCTGAAAGGATCGTCAGAGAATGCTGGAAAAAAGGGGTTATCCTAGATGTCTGTGGCAAGTCCACAATCTTAATCGCGCCTCCGATTAACATTCAGAGGGAGACCATAGACTTATCCCTTGAAATCATAGAAGCATCTATTAGAAGGGTTGAAAATCCGATATGA
- a CDS encoding 50S ribosomal protein L16, translating to MRGRNYRLPKGQPYVRVEYIAGPPMPKITKFVMGNPRGEFQYKLKLTSPEPVQIRHNALEAARIAVNKVLNDEVGGENYLLWIKPYPHVVLRENKMIATAGADRLQEGMRRAFGKPISRAARICEGDPIIEVYTNREYLEIAKKALRIGGSKLPVPIKIEVQELPVKAVRT from the coding sequence ATGAGAGGGCGCAACTATCGTCTCCCAAAGGGTCAGCCCTACGTTAGGGTGGAATATATAGCCGGCCCGCCGATGCCTAAAATAACGAAGTTCGTGATGGGGAATCCGAGGGGGGAGTTCCAGTATAAGTTGAAGCTCACCTCACCGGAGCCCGTTCAGATACGCCACAACGCCCTAGAAGCTGCCAGGATCGCGGTCAACAAGGTTTTAAACGATGAGGTGGGCGGCGAAAATTACCTGTTATGGATAAAACCCTATCCCCATGTAGTTCTAAGGGAGAATAAGATGATAGCTACGGCCGGCGCGGACAGACTTCAGGAAGGCATGCGGAGAGCTTTTGGAAAACCCATCAGCAGAGCCGCTAGAATATGCGAGGGAGATCCCATCATAGAAGTATACACGAACAGAGAGTATTTAGAGATAGCCAAGAAGGCTCTAAGGATAGGGGGATCGAAGCTCCCCGTCCCCATAAAAATAGAAGTTCAGGAGCTTCCAGTGAAGGCGGTAAGAACGTAA
- the truD gene encoding tRNA pseudouridine(13) synthase TruD gives MEVYLTEIDGVGGTIKERYDDFVVEEVLHGFGKATLHIKDLRMKRGEYLLCVVSRRGWETLRLVSELARRLGIPRGSVGFAGFKDKRAYVKQFISLGGVEPAKVEGLNFNNVKIYLRGFMDEPLSSRLLMGNKFTITVRDPSLDPGKAQGILEHICGVMKRLGGFLNFYGYQRFGSVRPVTHLVGRLMVKRKFDEAIHLYLGCVGSRESGEARAARLAFMDGERLKEAYRLFPRKFIYERMILRRLMKFPEDYLGALKVLPLGLRRLFINAYQGYLFNRLLSLRVLEDLPLGRALEGDWILCLTPKGFDASSPVKADGLSLGRLNRLLAEGKASLAIPVLGYLSELSDGEMGMLERRILEEEGISSLKSFYIGALPEASGRGSLRPILAPFRSFNFEVLSESLRFTFFLYKECYASMLLREFMKPRDPVAAGF, from the coding sequence ATGGAGGTTTATCTAACAGAGATAGATGGTGTTGGGGGAACCATTAAGGAGAGGTACGACGATTTCGTCGTTGAAGAGGTTCTCCACGGGTTCGGGAAGGCCACCCTCCACATCAAGGATTTACGTATGAAGAGGGGTGAGTATCTCCTCTGCGTGGTTAGTAGGAGGGGCTGGGAGACGCTCCGCCTTGTTTCAGAGCTGGCGAGGAGATTGGGGATCCCTCGAGGGAGTGTGGGCTTCGCTGGATTTAAGGATAAGCGGGCCTATGTGAAGCAGTTCATCAGTTTAGGAGGTGTAGAACCCGCCAAGGTTGAGGGCTTAAACTTTAACAACGTTAAAATTTATCTGAGGGGGTTCATGGACGAACCATTGTCCTCGAGGCTTCTGATGGGGAATAAATTCACAATAACCGTCAGGGACCCATCCTTGGATCCGGGTAAAGCTCAGGGGATTTTAGAGCATATATGTGGCGTAATGAAAAGGCTGGGAGGCTTTCTAAACTTCTACGGTTACCAGAGGTTCGGCAGCGTCAGACCGGTCACTCATCTGGTGGGGCGTTTAATGGTCAAGCGGAAGTTCGACGAGGCCATACACCTCTATCTGGGATGCGTCGGATCTAGAGAGAGCGGAGAGGCCCGGGCAGCTAGACTGGCCTTTATGGACGGAGAGAGGCTTAAGGAAGCATATAGGCTTTTCCCTAGGAAGTTTATTTATGAACGCATGATCTTGAGGAGGCTGATGAAGTTTCCCGAGGACTACCTGGGGGCACTCAAGGTCTTACCATTAGGTTTAAGGAGACTCTTCATAAACGCTTATCAGGGTTATCTCTTCAATAGGCTTCTAAGCTTGAGGGTGTTAGAGGACTTACCCTTAGGGAGGGCTTTGGAGGGCGACTGGATTTTATGTTTAACCCCTAAGGGTTTCGATGCGTCTTCCCCCGTTAAGGCGGATGGCCTATCCCTGGGGAGGCTGAATAGGCTTTTGGCGGAGGGCAAAGCCAGTTTAGCCATACCTGTCCTCGGATATCTCTCCGAGCTCTCAGATGGGGAGATGGGTATGCTCGAGAGAAGGATTCTAGAGGAGGAGGGGATATCATCCCTAAAGAGCTTCTATATTGGAGCGTTGCCGGAGGCCAGCGGAAGGGGAAGTTTAAGGCCGATTCTAGCCCCCTTTAGATCGTTCAACTTCGAAGTATTAAGTGAAAGCTTGAGATTCACCTTCTTCCTGTATAAGGAATGCTATGCTAGCATGCTACTCAGGGAGTTCATGAAGCCCAGAGACCCAGTAGCAGCTGGCTTCTAG
- the pth2 gene encoding peptidyl-tRNA hydrolase Pth2 encodes MDLGMSAGKTAVQVAHGAVSASEAARVGWGEWWRRWMDEGQCKIVLKVGSEEELLRFDKLAGDEDLPKALVFDRGLTEVPPGTVTCLAIGPAPVEKVDKLTGRLPLL; translated from the coding sequence ATGGATCTGGGGATGAGCGCGGGCAAGACGGCTGTGCAGGTTGCCCACGGGGCGGTCTCGGCGTCCGAGGCTGCTAGAGTTGGATGGGGGGAATGGTGGAGGAGATGGATGGATGAGGGACAATGCAAGATAGTTTTAAAGGTTGGGTCTGAGGAGGAGCTTCTTAGATTCGATAAGTTGGCGGGAGACGAGGATTTGCCCAAGGCTCTGGTCTTCGATAGAGGTCTAACAGAGGTCCCGCCCGGAACCGTTACCTGCCTCGCCATAGGCCCAGCGCCCGTTGAGAAGGTTGACAAGTTGACTGGGAGGCTCCCCCTTCTTTGA
- a CDS encoding RNA-binding protein (forms a homotrimeric complex that covers the face of the exosome RNA-processing complex; involved in substrate/cofactor recruitment and regulated processing) has product MPLNVQNREIVIPGELLADGKYLAGANTIKEGDAIYATKVGLANIEGNRITVVALAGCYIPAVGDQVIGRIVDIGLSGWQVDIDAPYPAMLPASEAADHRQEHLKQDLTRILDVGDLIIGKVLAFDRTRDPLLTIKGQGLGRITSGRVIKISPAKVPRLIGRKGSMINMIKRETGCQVIVGKNGRVLVSSRYPLREQVAVAAIYKIEREAHIEGLTDRVREMIRRMVRDASIHPG; this is encoded by the coding sequence TTGCCTCTCAACGTGCAGAATAGGGAGATCGTGATCCCAGGCGAGTTGTTAGCCGATGGAAAATACTTAGCGGGGGCAAATACGATAAAGGAAGGGGATGCAATCTACGCCACGAAGGTAGGGTTAGCCAACATCGAAGGTAACCGGATAACAGTGGTGGCCCTTGCGGGATGTTACATTCCAGCTGTAGGCGACCAAGTGATAGGGAGAATAGTGGACATAGGCCTTTCAGGCTGGCAAGTTGATATAGACGCTCCTTATCCCGCCATGCTCCCGGCATCAGAGGCGGCTGACCATCGCCAAGAACATTTGAAACAGGATCTTACCAGGATACTCGACGTGGGCGACTTAATAATCGGTAAAGTATTGGCTTTCGATAGAACCAGGGATCCCCTACTGACCATTAAAGGTCAGGGACTTGGCAGGATAACTTCGGGAAGGGTTATAAAGATCTCCCCCGCAAAGGTTCCGAGGCTGATAGGTAGGAAGGGTTCGATGATAAATATGATCAAGAGGGAGACGGGCTGCCAGGTCATAGTGGGGAAGAATGGGCGTGTTCTAGTATCGAGTAGGTATCCTCTCAGGGAGCAGGTGGCTGTGGCAGCCATATATAAGATAGAGAGGGAAGCCCATATTGAGGGTCTAACCGATAGGGTGCGCGAAATGATAAGGAGGATGGTGAGGGATGCCTCGATCCACCCAGGATAG
- a CDS encoding Rpp14/Pop5 family protein has translation MTHPRKRYLLLELDLDPQEPGDQKIMYTRLIKTLKDLFGEFGLAQIELRSIESKGNLMIVRCRRGREHMVRCAALMLAFMDGKPIKVRTLRVSGTLNSLKRFLNKGSI, from the coding sequence TTGACACATCCTCGTAAAAGATACCTCCTCCTAGAATTAGATTTGGATCCTCAAGAGCCGGGCGATCAGAAAATCATGTATACTAGGCTCATTAAGACTTTAAAGGATCTATTCGGCGAATTTGGTTTAGCTCAAATCGAACTAAGGAGCATCGAATCAAAGGGGAATCTGATGATAGTTCGATGCAGAAGGGGGAGGGAGCATATGGTTAGATGCGCCGCCTTAATGCTTGCATTCATGGATGGAAAGCCCATCAAGGTTAGGACCCTAAGGGTCTCAGGGACGTTGAATAGCCTGAAGAGGTTTTTAAATAAAGGTTCCATATAG
- a CDS encoding TrmJ/YjtD family RNA methyltransferase gives MEELTQLRVVGVEILYPVNLGYIARVMGNFGFKELYLVNVSRDILRESLKYCAHACGIIENAENVRDLGEALLGVDLAVGTTAVPGRSRDNLLRRCIPPSRLRDLYVSRRGLTALVLGRESTGLSNDELNQCDLIVNIPANQEYPTLNVAQAAAILLYELYQGKCPKPQSLDLAGRVHLTQILRFFSGLCEATGIPPHKSKAAERALRNILYRASPSLREASALLTPLRRAASMIKNPGKLK, from the coding sequence ATGGAGGAATTGACTCAACTTAGAGTGGTTGGAGTGGAAATACTCTACCCTGTAAACTTGGGGTACATAGCTAGAGTTATGGGCAACTTCGGATTTAAAGAGTTATATCTGGTGAATGTGAGCCGGGATATTTTGAGAGAATCCCTCAAGTATTGCGCACATGCATGTGGAATAATCGAAAACGCGGAGAATGTGAGGGATTTAGGGGAGGCTTTATTAGGAGTAGATTTAGCTGTAGGAACAACCGCTGTACCTGGGAGATCTAGAGACAACCTCCTCAGGAGGTGTATTCCACCCTCGAGGCTCAGGGACCTCTACGTTTCAAGGAGAGGCTTAACCGCACTAGTCCTCGGCAGGGAATCCACAGGCCTCTCAAACGATGAGTTAAACCAATGCGACTTAATAGTGAACATACCTGCGAATCAGGAATATCCTACACTTAACGTTGCTCAGGCTGCAGCCATACTCCTATATGAGCTCTACCAGGGTAAATGTCCGAAACCCCAAAGCCTCGATCTTGCGGGGAGAGTGCATCTCACGCAGATTTTGAGGTTTTTCTCAGGACTATGCGAGGCTACCGGGATCCCACCCCATAAAAGTAAGGCTGCTGAACGCGCGTTGAGAAACATCCTATACAGGGCTTCTCCGAGTCTGAGGGAGGCATCGGCATTGCTCACCCCCCTCAGAAGAGCCGCCTCGATGATCAAGAATCCGGGTAAACTTAAATAA
- a CDS encoding ribosome assembly factor SBDS — protein MSQKYTIARLILGKERFEILVKPDPALRYKHGEKIGLSQILLIDEIYTDAGKGTRASGDSIEKFFGTQDVSEIAERILREGELLITAEQRRKLIEEKKRQIISFISKNCIDPRTNAPPPPLRIEQAIDKVKPLIDPFKPADEQAKAIIDMLKREMPIKMESIKVAVKVPPQYAAKAYGAIKNFGQITREEWLKDGSWTGLIEMPAGIYGPFIDKLGKITQGTIQAKQL, from the coding sequence TTGAGCCAGAAATACACGATCGCGAGACTGATCTTAGGTAAAGAGAGGTTTGAAATACTGGTGAAACCCGACCCGGCATTGAGATATAAGCACGGAGAGAAGATAGGGCTCTCCCAGATCCTCCTGATCGACGAGATATACACAGATGCGGGGAAAGGCACAAGGGCTTCCGGCGATAGTATCGAGAAATTTTTCGGAACCCAAGACGTCTCGGAGATAGCTGAGCGGATCCTCAGAGAGGGGGAACTTCTGATCACGGCCGAGCAGAGACGTAAGCTTATAGAGGAGAAGAAGAGACAGATAATCTCCTTCATCTCTAAAAACTGTATCGATCCTAGAACCAACGCCCCGCCGCCCCCCTTAAGGATAGAGCAGGCAATAGATAAGGTTAAACCCCTAATAGATCCGTTTAAGCCAGCGGACGAGCAGGCGAAGGCCATCATAGATATGTTGAAACGGGAGATGCCCATCAAGATGGAGAGCATCAAAGTAGCTGTAAAGGTACCACCTCAATACGCCGCCAAGGCTTATGGAGCCATCAAAAACTTCGGTCAAATAACGAGGGAGGAATGGCTGAAGGATGGGTCTTGGACAGGCTTGATAGAGATGCCTGCAGGGATATATGGGCCCTTCATCGATAAGCTTGGCAAGATAACCCAGGGCACCATCCAGGCTAAGCAACTTTAA
- a CDS encoding exosome complex exonuclease Rrp41 produces MPRSTQDRSEKLISKDGIRVDGRRLDELRPIKMEVGILDKADGSAYIEQGKNKIMVAVFGPREAHPKHVALTDRAVLRCRYHMAPFSTEERRSPAPSRRDMELSKVIREALEPAVISQLYPRTTIDVFAEILQSDGGTRCASITAASLALADAGIPMRDMVAACAVGKVEGEMVLDPCDAEDKNGEADLPVAIMPNLGLITLLQMDGKLSKEEFERGLNMAIKACMEIHGRQREALKNKYLEIERSIGEYGGGREE; encoded by the coding sequence ATGCCTCGATCCACCCAGGATAGGTCTGAGAAGCTCATAAGTAAGGATGGAATAAGGGTGGACGGCAGGAGGCTCGATGAGCTGAGGCCTATCAAGATGGAGGTGGGTATACTAGATAAGGCTGACGGCTCAGCCTATATAGAGCAGGGGAAGAACAAGATAATGGTGGCGGTGTTCGGTCCAAGGGAGGCTCATCCAAAACATGTAGCACTAACGGATAGGGCTGTGCTTAGATGCAGGTACCATATGGCTCCTTTCTCCACCGAGGAGCGTAGATCCCCCGCCCCCTCCAGGAGGGATATGGAGTTATCCAAGGTTATACGGGAGGCGTTGGAGCCCGCCGTAATATCGCAGTTGTACCCGCGCACCACAATAGACGTCTTCGCTGAGATACTTCAATCCGACGGAGGCACAAGATGCGCGAGCATAACCGCCGCCTCCCTGGCTCTAGCGGACGCGGGAATCCCCATGAGGGATATGGTGGCGGCATGTGCAGTAGGCAAAGTCGAGGGCGAGATGGTTTTGGATCCATGCGATGCAGAAGATAAGAACGGGGAGGCCGACCTACCCGTGGCTATAATGCCCAATCTAGGATTGATAACCCTGCTACAGATGGATGGAAAACTCTCCAAGGAGGAGTTTGAGCGAGGGCTTAACATGGCCATAAAGGCTTGCATGGAGATTCATGGGAGGCAGAGAGAAGCCTTGAAGAATAAATACTTAGAGATCGAGAGATCCATAGGAGAGTATGGAGGAGGAAGAGAAGAATGA